In Scatophagus argus isolate fScaArg1 chromosome 14, fScaArg1.pri, whole genome shotgun sequence, the following proteins share a genomic window:
- the chrne gene encoding acetylcholine receptor subunit epsilon isoform X1, translating into MMAVRSLGIFFGVLTILGTLMVQVHCNEETHLISDLFKGYNKNIRPVVHPEDKVEVQIKLTLTNLISLNEKEETLTTNVWIEIQWTDHRLAWNTSKYYGIDIIRVPCKTVWLPDIVLENNIDGKFDVAYYANVLISSSGWMYWLPPAIYRSTCAIEITYFPFDYQNCTLAFRSQTYSANEVDLILAVGETGETIEWVDIDPEAFTENGEWAIVHRPAQKVINMRYSPDDLEYQEIMFNLIIQRKPLFYIINIILPCSLISSLVVLAYFLPAQAGGQKLTVSISVLLAQTVFLFLIAQKIPETSLSVPLIGKYLIFVMSVTTLIATNQIVVLNFSLRSPSTHTMSHTIKHVFLEMVPRFLGMSPLVDDSEVTEVNGVRERRRSSFGLMQRAEEYVLKQPRSEMMFDKQRDRHGLTRSIVDNIDVSSTANLYKSLAQAAPEIKQCVDACNFIAESTRQQNNIGSEIESWVLIGKMIDKVCFWAAIFLFIFGTVGIFLTGHFNQAPEFPFPGQTKKYAPS; encoded by the exons ATGATGGCAGTGCGTAGTTTGGGGATATTTTTTGGAGTTCTAACTATTCTTGGGACTTTAATGGTTCAAG tgcACTGTAATGAGGAGACACATCTGATCAGTGATTTGTTCAAAGGCTACAACAAGAATATTCGGCCGGTGGTTCATCCCGAAGACAAGGTGGAGGTTCAGATCAAGCTGACCCTCACTAACCTTATCTCTCTG AATGAAAAGGAGGAGACTCTTACGACCAATGTGTGGATCGAGATT CAATGGACCGACCATCGTCTTGCCTGGAACACATCTAAATATTATGGCATTGATATTATTCGTGTCCCGTGCAAAACTGTTTGGCTTCCTGACATTGTCCTTGAGAACAA CATTGATGGCAAGTTCGACGTGGCTTACTATGCCAATGTGTTGATCAGCAGTAGCGGCTGGATGTACTGGCTGCCTCCTGCGATCTATCGGAGCACTTGTGCCATCGAGATCACCTATTTCCCGTTTGATTATCAAAACTGCACGCTAGCATTCAG ATCCCAGACGTACAGTGCCAATGAAGTTGATCTCATCTTGGCTGtaggagaaacaggagagacTATTGAGTGGGTGGACATCGACCCTGAGGCTTTCACAG AGAATGGCGAGTGGGCCATTGTCCATCGTCCAGCCCAGAAGGTGATCAACATGCGGTACTCTCCAGATGACCTAGAGTATCAGGAGATCATGTTTAATCTGATCATCCAAAGGAAGCCCCTCTTCTACATCATCAATATCATTCTGCCCTGCTCACTCATCTCCTCACTGGTGGTACTGGCTTACTTCCTACCTGCACAAG CCGGGGGACAAAAGTTGACTGTGTCCATCTCTGTCTTGCTGGCTCAgactgtcttcctctttcttatTGCTCAGAAGATCCCTGAGACATCGCTTTCTGTCCCTCTCATCGGCaa GTACCTGATCTTTGTCATGTCTGTCACCACTCTCATTGCCACTAATCAAATTGTGGTGCTGAACTTCTCCCTGCGCAGCCCCAGCACACATACCATGTCCCACACCATCAAACAT GTGTTCCTGGAAATGGTACCTCGCTTCCTTGGCATGTCTCCACTGGTGGATGACAGTGAGGTGACAGAGGTAAATGGAGTGAGGGAGCGCCGGCGCAGCTCCTTTGGCCTCATGCAGAGAGCAGAAGAATATGTACTGAAACAACCCCGCAGTGAAATGATGTTTGACAAACAGCGAGACAGGCATGGTCTCACACGATCGATTG TGGATAATATAGatgtcagcagcacagccaaCCTGTATAAAAGTTTGGCCCAAGCTGCGCCTGAGATCAAGCAATGTGTGGATGCCTGCAACTTCATTGCTGAGAGtacaagacaacaaaataacatCGGATCT GAAATTGAAAGCTGGGTCCTGATCGGGAAGATGATTGACAAGGTGTGCTTCTGGGCTgccattttcctcttcatcttcgGCACAGTGGGGATCTTCTTAACAGGACACTTCAATCAGGCACCTGAATTTCCGTTTCCTGGACAGACCAAAAAATATGCCCCaagttaa
- the gltpd2b gene encoding glycolipid transfer protein domain-containing protein 2 — MGIKSKAAVAIVVLLLFLGSLWLQGGLDYHWDACLKVYNQENKLHQLYNSSGVDRAEDPQVLEACPGQTFQVSLLLSHLLAAPAYTSDVLLQPYLSSWDELVRFMEALGPMVGLISKEIETKTSIIRQLALLAEKNPEAELGPEVHSIDNVSTQAGTENNVEVSQHTGAYHSVRSMIQVELSRGVVDFHHQTDSGCRTLLRLHRALLWLKLFLEKLAETPVAGRLRSPSELCREAYQSTLAIHHTWFVRRAAELAFIAMPERAFFFRLVCVQNQEELSIVLNKVVKAIEEIYNRTQRALEENGMLDLP; from the exons ATGGGTATTAAGAGCAAGGCTGCTGTAGCTATAGTAGTCCTGCTGCTGTTCCTCGGCTCCCTGTGGCTCC AGGGAGGTTTGGATTACCACTGGGATGCCTGTTTAAAAGTTTATAATCAGGAGAATAAG CTTCACCAGCTGTACAACAGCAGTGGGGTTGATAGAGCTGAGGACCCGCAGGTCCTGGAGGCGTGCCCTGGTCAGACCTTCCAGGTGTCACTGCTGCTCTCCCACCTGCTCGCTGCACCAGCCTACACTtctgatgtgctgctgcagccgTATCTGTCCAGCTGGGATGAACTCGTGAG ATTTATGGAAGCTCTGGGCCCGATGGTGGGACTGATATCTAAAGAGATAGAAACCAAGACTTCTATAATCCGCCAACTGGCTCTGTTGGCAGAAAAAAATCCTGAAGCAGAACTGGGCCCAGAGGTACACTCAATAGACAATGTGAGCACACAGGCTGGGACTGAGAACAATGTGGAGGTCTCGCAGCACACCGGTGCTTACCACTCAGTACGTTCCATGATCCAGGTGGAGCTGAGCCGCGGAGTGGTGGACTTCCACCACCAGACGGACTCTGGATGCCGCACACTGCTGCGTCTGCATCGTGCTCTGCTTTGGCTGAAGCTCTTCCTGGAGAAGTTGGCTGAGACCCCAGTGGCTGGCCGGCTCAGGAGCCCCTCGGAGCTGTGTCGGGAGGCCTACCAGAGCACCCTCGCAATCCACCACACCTGGTTCGTCCGAAGGGCCGCAGAGCTGGCCTTCATTGCCATGCCAGAGCGGGCTTTCTTCTtcaggctggtgtgtgtgcagaacCAGGAGGAGCTGAGCATAGTGCTGAACAAAGTGGTTAAGGCTATTGAGGAGATTTATAACAGGACACAGAGAGCCCTCGAGGAAAATGGTATGCTGGACTTGCCATAG
- the atp1b2b gene encoding sodium/potassium-transporting ATPase subunit beta-2b encodes MAKDGEKGEWREFIWNPRTREFLGRTASSWGLILLFYVVFYIFLAGLFALTMYVMLQTLDEHKPTWQDRLSTPGMVIRPKADETFEIVYNTQNTESWDMYAQALDKFLGPYNDSVQAQKNDECTPDQYFLQADSGEVKNNPKRSCQFNRTFLQDCSGIRDRYYGYQEGKPCIIIKLNRVIGMLPGKDGQAPYVTCGAKKEDSDKIGDLQYFPPNGTFNLMYYPYYGKKAQVNYSQPLVAVKFLNITANEDVNVECKINANNIPIGSDRDKFAGRVSFKLRINTNK; translated from the exons ATGGCAAAGGATGGAGAAAAAGGCGAGTGGAGGGAATTTATATGGAACCCGAGGACGAGGGAGTTTCTGGGTAGGACGGCGAGCAGCTGGG gTCTTATTCTTCTCTTCTATGTAGTTTTCTACATCTTCCTGGCAGGCCTGTTTGCACTCACCATGTATGTCATGCTGCAGACCTTGGATGAGCACAAACCAACCTGGCAGGACCGGCTCTCCACACCCG gcATGGTGATTAGACCCAAAGCAGATGAGACCTTTGAGATTGTCTATAACACTCAGAACACTGAGAGCTGGGACATGTACGCTCAGGCCCTGGACAAGTTCCTGGGAC CCTACAACGACTCCGTACAGGCCCAGAAAAATGATGAGTGCACCCCAGACCAGTACTTCCTGCAGGCGGACAGCGGGGAGGTGAAGAACAATCCGAAGCGCTCCTGTCAGTTCAACCGCACCTTTCTGCAAGATTGCTCTGGCATCCGTGACCGTTACTATGGATACCAAGAGGGCAAGCcatgcatcatcatcaagctgaaTCGG GTGATTGGGATGCTGCCAGGAAAGGATGGACAGGCTCCGTATGTCACCTGTGGCGCAAAG AAAGAAGACTCTGACAAAATTGGAGATTTGCAGTACTTCCCTCCAAATGGCACTTTCAACCTTATGTACTACCCTTACTATGGCAAGAAAGCTCAG GTGAACTACTCTCAGCCTTTGGTTGCTGTCAAGTTTCTTAACATTACTGCCAATGAGGATGTCAACGTCGAGTGCAAGATCAACGCCAACAACATTCCCATTGGAAGTGATAGAGACAAGTTTGCTGGACGAGTGTCTTTCAAGCTGAGgatcaacacaaacaaatag
- the chrne gene encoding acetylcholine receptor subunit epsilon isoform X3, which produces MEVVRLLLHCNEETHLISDLFKGYNKNIRPVVHPEDKVEVQIKLTLTNLISLNEKEETLTTNVWIEIQWTDHRLAWNTSKYYGIDIIRVPCKTVWLPDIVLENNIDGKFDVAYYANVLISSSGWMYWLPPAIYRSTCAIEITYFPFDYQNCTLAFRSQTYSANEVDLILAVGETGETIEWVDIDPEAFTENGEWAIVHRPAQKVINMRYSPDDLEYQEIMFNLIIQRKPLFYIINIILPCSLISSLVVLAYFLPAQAGGQKLTVSISVLLAQTVFLFLIAQKIPETSLSVPLIGKYLIFVMSVTTLIATNQIVVLNFSLRSPSTHTMSHTIKHVFLEMVPRFLGMSPLVDDSEVTEVNGVRERRRSSFGLMQRAEEYVLKQPRSEMMFDKQRDRHGLTRSIVDNIDVSSTANLYKSLAQAAPEIKQCVDACNFIAESTRQQNNIGSEIESWVLIGKMIDKVCFWAAIFLFIFGTVGIFLTGHFNQAPEFPFPGQTKKYAPS; this is translated from the exons ATGGAAGTGGTAAGGCTCCTCT tgcACTGTAATGAGGAGACACATCTGATCAGTGATTTGTTCAAAGGCTACAACAAGAATATTCGGCCGGTGGTTCATCCCGAAGACAAGGTGGAGGTTCAGATCAAGCTGACCCTCACTAACCTTATCTCTCTG AATGAAAAGGAGGAGACTCTTACGACCAATGTGTGGATCGAGATT CAATGGACCGACCATCGTCTTGCCTGGAACACATCTAAATATTATGGCATTGATATTATTCGTGTCCCGTGCAAAACTGTTTGGCTTCCTGACATTGTCCTTGAGAACAA CATTGATGGCAAGTTCGACGTGGCTTACTATGCCAATGTGTTGATCAGCAGTAGCGGCTGGATGTACTGGCTGCCTCCTGCGATCTATCGGAGCACTTGTGCCATCGAGATCACCTATTTCCCGTTTGATTATCAAAACTGCACGCTAGCATTCAG ATCCCAGACGTACAGTGCCAATGAAGTTGATCTCATCTTGGCTGtaggagaaacaggagagacTATTGAGTGGGTGGACATCGACCCTGAGGCTTTCACAG AGAATGGCGAGTGGGCCATTGTCCATCGTCCAGCCCAGAAGGTGATCAACATGCGGTACTCTCCAGATGACCTAGAGTATCAGGAGATCATGTTTAATCTGATCATCCAAAGGAAGCCCCTCTTCTACATCATCAATATCATTCTGCCCTGCTCACTCATCTCCTCACTGGTGGTACTGGCTTACTTCCTACCTGCACAAG CCGGGGGACAAAAGTTGACTGTGTCCATCTCTGTCTTGCTGGCTCAgactgtcttcctctttcttatTGCTCAGAAGATCCCTGAGACATCGCTTTCTGTCCCTCTCATCGGCaa GTACCTGATCTTTGTCATGTCTGTCACCACTCTCATTGCCACTAATCAAATTGTGGTGCTGAACTTCTCCCTGCGCAGCCCCAGCACACATACCATGTCCCACACCATCAAACAT GTGTTCCTGGAAATGGTACCTCGCTTCCTTGGCATGTCTCCACTGGTGGATGACAGTGAGGTGACAGAGGTAAATGGAGTGAGGGAGCGCCGGCGCAGCTCCTTTGGCCTCATGCAGAGAGCAGAAGAATATGTACTGAAACAACCCCGCAGTGAAATGATGTTTGACAAACAGCGAGACAGGCATGGTCTCACACGATCGATTG TGGATAATATAGatgtcagcagcacagccaaCCTGTATAAAAGTTTGGCCCAAGCTGCGCCTGAGATCAAGCAATGTGTGGATGCCTGCAACTTCATTGCTGAGAGtacaagacaacaaaataacatCGGATCT GAAATTGAAAGCTGGGTCCTGATCGGGAAGATGATTGACAAGGTGTGCTTCTGGGCTgccattttcctcttcatcttcgGCACAGTGGGGATCTTCTTAACAGGACACTTCAATCAGGCACCTGAATTTCCGTTTCCTGGACAGACCAAAAAATATGCCCCaagttaa
- the chrne gene encoding acetylcholine receptor subunit epsilon isoform X2 → MSWYAEALRFPFTEVHCNEETHLISDLFKGYNKNIRPVVHPEDKVEVQIKLTLTNLISLNEKEETLTTNVWIEIQWTDHRLAWNTSKYYGIDIIRVPCKTVWLPDIVLENNIDGKFDVAYYANVLISSSGWMYWLPPAIYRSTCAIEITYFPFDYQNCTLAFRSQTYSANEVDLILAVGETGETIEWVDIDPEAFTENGEWAIVHRPAQKVINMRYSPDDLEYQEIMFNLIIQRKPLFYIINIILPCSLISSLVVLAYFLPAQAGGQKLTVSISVLLAQTVFLFLIAQKIPETSLSVPLIGKYLIFVMSVTTLIATNQIVVLNFSLRSPSTHTMSHTIKHVFLEMVPRFLGMSPLVDDSEVTEVNGVRERRRSSFGLMQRAEEYVLKQPRSEMMFDKQRDRHGLTRSIVDNIDVSSTANLYKSLAQAAPEIKQCVDACNFIAESTRQQNNIGSEIESWVLIGKMIDKVCFWAAIFLFIFGTVGIFLTGHFNQAPEFPFPGQTKKYAPS, encoded by the exons atgtcttggtatgctgaagcattaagatttcccttcactgaag tgcACTGTAATGAGGAGACACATCTGATCAGTGATTTGTTCAAAGGCTACAACAAGAATATTCGGCCGGTGGTTCATCCCGAAGACAAGGTGGAGGTTCAGATCAAGCTGACCCTCACTAACCTTATCTCTCTG AATGAAAAGGAGGAGACTCTTACGACCAATGTGTGGATCGAGATT CAATGGACCGACCATCGTCTTGCCTGGAACACATCTAAATATTATGGCATTGATATTATTCGTGTCCCGTGCAAAACTGTTTGGCTTCCTGACATTGTCCTTGAGAACAA CATTGATGGCAAGTTCGACGTGGCTTACTATGCCAATGTGTTGATCAGCAGTAGCGGCTGGATGTACTGGCTGCCTCCTGCGATCTATCGGAGCACTTGTGCCATCGAGATCACCTATTTCCCGTTTGATTATCAAAACTGCACGCTAGCATTCAG ATCCCAGACGTACAGTGCCAATGAAGTTGATCTCATCTTGGCTGtaggagaaacaggagagacTATTGAGTGGGTGGACATCGACCCTGAGGCTTTCACAG AGAATGGCGAGTGGGCCATTGTCCATCGTCCAGCCCAGAAGGTGATCAACATGCGGTACTCTCCAGATGACCTAGAGTATCAGGAGATCATGTTTAATCTGATCATCCAAAGGAAGCCCCTCTTCTACATCATCAATATCATTCTGCCCTGCTCACTCATCTCCTCACTGGTGGTACTGGCTTACTTCCTACCTGCACAAG CCGGGGGACAAAAGTTGACTGTGTCCATCTCTGTCTTGCTGGCTCAgactgtcttcctctttcttatTGCTCAGAAGATCCCTGAGACATCGCTTTCTGTCCCTCTCATCGGCaa GTACCTGATCTTTGTCATGTCTGTCACCACTCTCATTGCCACTAATCAAATTGTGGTGCTGAACTTCTCCCTGCGCAGCCCCAGCACACATACCATGTCCCACACCATCAAACAT GTGTTCCTGGAAATGGTACCTCGCTTCCTTGGCATGTCTCCACTGGTGGATGACAGTGAGGTGACAGAGGTAAATGGAGTGAGGGAGCGCCGGCGCAGCTCCTTTGGCCTCATGCAGAGAGCAGAAGAATATGTACTGAAACAACCCCGCAGTGAAATGATGTTTGACAAACAGCGAGACAGGCATGGTCTCACACGATCGATTG TGGATAATATAGatgtcagcagcacagccaaCCTGTATAAAAGTTTGGCCCAAGCTGCGCCTGAGATCAAGCAATGTGTGGATGCCTGCAACTTCATTGCTGAGAGtacaagacaacaaaataacatCGGATCT GAAATTGAAAGCTGGGTCCTGATCGGGAAGATGATTGACAAGGTGTGCTTCTGGGCTgccattttcctcttcatcttcgGCACAGTGGGGATCTTCTTAACAGGACACTTCAATCAGGCACCTGAATTTCCGTTTCCTGGACAGACCAAAAAATATGCCCCaagttaa